In one Nicotiana sylvestris chromosome 8, ASM39365v2, whole genome shotgun sequence genomic region, the following are encoded:
- the LOC104218876 gene encoding IRK-interacting protein, with product MANSSSSSSKSSISPRHPPLFTPIEEGNEEEEYSQGRSSFRAETTPSEVEYRHHSTPLHQHSNNTENKGKGCTKKRPENGEDERGVLCNKCRPSNRERITHVVPLDNKNNSISSPHGIFKSVLSTLVKKSPRLSSSSDVESSTGGSREEQWKIAVAELSHKLIQATRKRDEAILEASRLKFSMVELEKKLNKLEIYCHSLKSGLEVCSNNVNSQHQITKSPHLQRVKFGEEDKVIEHFLVMVSEARSSVRNLSRSMTFQLRQIGGKVYDRIALLLQPYDIKVSISRNPRGLIVYLEALLNKAFYEDFGSIGFQKGSCNQILNPIDRCEANFGLYNRLKDLTWEEVLSKGTRFYSEEFSKFCDRKMSEIVAMLGWNRAWPEPLLQAFFGASKAVWLVHLLANSLHPGLPIFRVDKEMKFDSVYMEDMGGDKAKKLVPAMVRIMVTPGFYVYDNVVKCKVLSRYNNSINNISFDGNEKGLTPSPT from the exons ATGgctaattcttcttcttcttcctcaaaatcCTCCATTTCTCCTCGTCATCCCCCTCTTTTTACTCCT ATAGAAGAAGGGAATGAAGAAGAGGAATATTCACAAGGAAGAAGCAGTTTTAGAGCAGAAACAACACCAAGTGAAGTTGAATACAGACACCATTCTACACCTTTACATCAACACTCTAATAATACAGAGAATAAAGGCAAAGGGTGTACAAAAAAGAGGCCAGAAAATGGAGAAGATGAAAGAGGAGTTTTATGCAACAAATGCAGGCCAAGTAACAGAGAGAGAATTACTCATGTAGTTCCTTTAGACAACAAAAACAATTCTATATCAAGTCCACATGGTATTTTCAAATCAGTTCTCTCAACTTTAGTTAAAAAAAGTCCAAGATTATCATCATCTTCAGATGTTGAGTCTTCTACTGGAGGGTCAAGAGAAGAACAATGGAAAATAGCAGTAGCTGAACTTTCACATAAGTTAATTCAAGCTACAAGAAAAAGAGATGAAGCTATTTTAGAAGCATCAAGATTGAAGTTTTCTATGGTTGAGCTTGAAAAAAAGCTAAACAAGCTTGAAATTTATTGTCATAGTTTGAAATCTGGGCTTGAAGTTTGTAGCAACAATGTTAATTCTCAGCACCAAATTACCAAATCCCCTCATCTCCAACGTGTTAAATTTGGTGAAGAAGATAAAGTTATTGAACATTTCTTGGTTATGGTTTCTGAGGCAAGATCTTCTGTTAGAAATTTAAGTCGATCAATGACATTTCAGTTAAGACAAATTGGTGGTAAAGTTTATGATCGAATTGCATTACTTCTTCAACCATATGATATTAAGGTTTCAATTTCAAGAAATCCAAGAGGGTTAATTGTATATCTTGAAGCTTTATTAAACAAAGCTTTTTATGAGGATTTTGGGTCAATTGGATTTCAAAAAGGTTCTTGTAATCAAATCTTGAACCCCATTGATCGTTGTGAAGCAAATTTTGGTTTGTATAATCGTTTGAAGGATTTAACGTGGGAAGAAGTTTTGAGTAAAGGGACAAGATTTTACAGTGAAGAATTCAGTAAATTTTGTGATAGGAAAATGAGTGAAATTGTGGCTATGTTGGGTTGGAACCGTGCTTGGCCTGAACCACTTTTACAAGCTTTTTTTGGTGCATCAAAAGCAGTGTGGTTAGTGCATTTATTGGCTAATTCACTGCACCCTGGACTGCCTATTTTTAGAGTGGATAAAGAAATGAAATTTGACTCAGTTTATATGGAAGATATGGGTGGAGATAAAGCTAAGAAATTGGTTCCAGCCATGGTTCGAATCATGGTCACACCTGGGTTCTATGTCTATGACAATGTGGTCAAGTGCAAGGTGCTTAGCAGGTATAATAATAGTATTAACAATATTTCATTTGATGGTAATGAAAAGGGTTTAACTCCATCACCTACATAA